One segment of Theobroma cacao cultivar B97-61/B2 chromosome 9, Criollo_cocoa_genome_V2, whole genome shotgun sequence DNA contains the following:
- the LOC18590035 gene encoding tubulin beta-5 chain isoform X1 produces the protein MREILHVQGGQCGNQIGSKFWEVVCDEHGIDPTGRYIGNSDLQLERVNVYYNEASCGRFVPRAVLMDLEPGTMDSVRTGPYGQIFRPDNFVFGQSGAGNNWAKGHYTEGAELIDAVLDVVRKEAENCDCLQGFQVCHSLGGGTGSGMGTLLISKIREEYPDRMMLTFSVFPSPKVSDTVVEPYNATLSVHQLVENADECMVLDNEALYDICFRTLKLTTPSFGDLNHLISATMSGVTCCLRFPGQLNSDLRKLAVNLIPFPRLHFFMVGFAPLPSRGSQQYRALTVPELTQQMWDAKNMMCAADPRHGRYLTASAMFRGKMSTKEVDEQMINVQNKNSSYFVEWIPNNVKSSVCDIPPEGLSMASTFIGNSTSIQEMFRRVSEQFTAMFRRKAFLHWYTGEGMDEMEFTEAESNMNDLVSEYQQYQDATADEELEYEEEEEEEEGVHEM, from the exons atgagggaAATCCTTCACGTACAAGGTGGGCAGTGCGGGAACCAGATCGGATCCAAGTTCTGGGAAGTGGTCTGCGACGAGCACGGCATCGACCCCACAGGACGTTACATCGGAAACTCCGATCTGCAATTGGAGCGTGTAAATGTTTACTACAATGAGGCTTCGTGTGGAAGGTTTGTCCCACGCGCCGTGCTCATGGATCTCGAGCCGGGAACTATGGATAGTGTGAGGACTGGACCTTACGGACAGATCTTTAGGCCTGATAACTTCGTGTTTGGACAATCTGGAGCTGGGAATAATTGGGCTAAGGGGCATTACACTGAAGGAGCTGAGCTTATTGATGCTGTTCTTGATGTTGTTAGAAAGGAGGCTGAGAATTGTGACTGTCTCCaag GTTTTCAAGTTTGCCACTCTCTGGGTGGAGGAACTGGTTCCGGGATGGGTACCCTGTTGATCTCAAAGATCAGAGAAGAATACCCTGATAGAATGATGCTCACTTTCTCTGTCTTCCCATCACCAAAGGTTTCAGATACAGTGGTTGAGCCATACAATGCCACCCTTTCTGTTCATCAGCTTGTTGAGAATGCTGATGAGTGCATGGTGTTGGACAATGAGGCTTTGTATGATATCTGTTTCAGGACCCTGAAGTTAACTACTCCTAGCT TTGGTGATCTGAACCATCTGATCTCTGCAACCATGAGTGGTGTCACATGCTGCCTTAGATTCCCTGGCCAGCTCAACTCTGACCTCCGAAAACTTGCAGTGAACCTCATTCCTTTCCCTCGTCTGCACTTCTTTATGGTTGGGTTTGCTCCTCTCCCCTCGAGGGGATCTCAGCAGTATCGTGCTCTAACTGTCCCAGAACTCACCCAGCAAATGTGGGATGCTAAGAATATGATGTGTGCTGCAGACCCACGACATGGTCGCTACCTCACAGCCTCAGCCATGTTCAGGGGGAAGATGAGCACCAAAGAGGTTGATGAGCAAATGATTAATGTTCAAAACAAGAACTCTTCATACTTTGTTGAGTGGATTCCAAACAATGTGAAGTCTAGTGTGTGTGATATTCCTCCTGAGGGCCTGTCTATGGCATCAACTTTCATTGGTAACTCAACCTCCATTCAGGAGATGTTCAGGCGAGTGAGTGAGCAATTCACTGCCATGTTTAGGAGGAAGGCTTTCTTGCACTGGTACACTGGGGAAGGAATGGATGAAATGGAGTTCACTGAGGCTGAGAGCAACATGAATGACCTTGTATCTGAATATCAGCAGTACCAGGATGCTACAGCTGATGAGGAACTTGAATatgaggaggaggaggaggaggaggaaggTGTTCATGAGATGTGA
- the LOC18590035 gene encoding tubulin beta-5 chain isoform X2: MREILHVQGGQCGNQIGSKFWEVVCDEHGIDPTGRYIGNSDLQLERVNVYYNEASCGRFVPRAVLMDLEPGTMDSVRTGPYGQIFRPDNFVFGQSGAGNNWAKGHYTEGAELIDAVLDVVRKEAENCDCLQGFQVCHSLGGGTGSGMGTLLISKIREEYPDRMMLTFSVFPSPKVSDTVVEPYNATLSVHQLVENADECMVLDNEALYDICFRTLKLTTPSFGDLNHLISATMSGVTCCLRFPGQLNSDLRKLAVNLIPFPRLHFFMVGFAPLPSRGSQQYRALTVPELTQQMWDAKNMMCAADPRHGRYLTASAMFRGKMSTKEVDEQMINVQNKNSSYFVEWIPNNVKSSVCDIPPEGLSMASTFIGNSTSIQEMFRRVSEQFTAMFRRKAFLHWYTGEGMDEMEFTEAESNMNDLVSEYQQYQDATADEELEYEEEEEEEEGVHEM; encoded by the exons atgaggGAAATCCTTCACGTACAAGGTGGGCAGTGCGGGAACCAGATCGGATCCAAGTTCTGGGAAGTGGTCTGCGACGAGCACGGCATCGACCCCACAGGACGTTACATCGGAAACTCCGATCTGCAATTGGAGCGCGTAAATGTTTACTACAATGAGGCTTCGTGTGGAAGGTTTGTCCCACGCGCCGTGCTCATGGATCTCGAGCCGGGAACTATGGATAGTGTGAGGACTGGACCTTACGGACAGATCTTTAGGCCTGATAACTTCGTGTTTGGACAATCTGGAGCTGGGAATAATTGGGCTAAGGGGCATTACACTGAAGGAGCTGAGCTTATTGATGCTGTTCTTGATGTTGTTAGAAAGGAGGCTGAGAATTGTGACTGTCTCCaag GTTTTCAAGTTTGCCACTCTCTGGGTGGAGGAACTGGTTCCGGGATGGGTACCCTGTTGATCTCAAAGATCAGAGAAGAATACCCTGATAGAATGATGCTCACTTTCTCTGTCTTCCCATCACCAAAGGTTTCAGATACAGTGGTTGAGCCATACAATGCCACCCTTTCTGTTCATCAGCTTGTTGAGAATGCTGATGAGTGCATGGTGTTGGACAATGAGGCTTTGTATGATATCTGTTTCAGGACCCTGAAGTTAACTACTCCTAGCT TTGGTGATCTGAACCATCTGATCTCTGCAACCATGAGTGGTGTCACATGCTGCCTTAGATTCCCTGGCCAGCTCAACTCTGACCTCCGAAAACTTGCAGTGAACCTCATTCCTTTCCCTCGTCTGCACTTCTTTATGGTTGGGTTTGCTCCTCTCCCCTCGAGGGGATCTCAGCAGTATCGTGCTCTAACTGTCCCAGAACTCACCCAGCAAATGTGGGATGCTAAGAATATGATGTGTGCTGCAGACCCACGACATGGTCGCTACCTCACAGCCTCAGCCATGTTCAGGGGGAAGATGAGCACCAAAGAGGTTGATGAGCAAATGATTAATGTTCAAAACAAGAACTCTTCATACTTTGTTGAGTGGATTCCAAACAATGTGAAGTCTAGTGTGTGTGATATTCCTCCTGAGGGCCTGTCTATGGCATCAACTTTCATTGGTAACTCAACCTCCATTCAGGAGATGTTCAGGCGAGTGAGTGAGCAATTCACTGCCATGTTTAGGAGGAAGGCTTTCTTGCACTGGTACACTGGGGAAGGAATGGATGAAATGGAGTTCACTGAGGCTGAGAGCAACATGAATGACCTTGTATCTGAATATCAGCAGTACCAGGATGCTACAGCTGATGAGGAACTTGAATatgaggaggaggaggaggaggaggaaggTGTTCATGAGATGTGA